In Burkholderia savannae, one genomic interval encodes:
- a CDS encoding type II toxin -antitoxin system TacA 1-like antitoxin, protein MNSTDAPDEKRIPDDTEAIHLSSIDQSRLVDMLLNPPTPNHALLRAINRHRTMFEPEPGDSDE, encoded by the coding sequence ATGAACAGCACCGACGCTCCTGATGAGAAACGCATACCAGACGACACCGAGGCGATACATCTCTCCTCGATCGACCAATCTCGCTTGGTCGACATGCTGCTCAACCCACCGACCCCGAATCACGCGTTGCTCAGAGCAATCAATCGACATCGCACAATGTTCGAGCCTGAGCCCGGCGATAGCGACGAATAA